One Kaistella polysaccharea DNA segment encodes these proteins:
- a CDS encoding S9 family peptidase — MKKIFISLSLLASISFFSQTITLDKIYSGYYRGKGISGISSLKNGENYVIIEPGGIAKYSYKTTKKDGNIVEGSFQSYIFNDDESKILLLKDSQPIYRHSFFGKYEVRDIKTGKSLQLNEGNFVQEPTFSPDGSKVAFVADNNLFYQDLNSGEIVKITEDGKKNQILNGLADWVYEEEFGHARLYEWTKNSDAIVFVKSNESEVPEMSIPIYGKQLYPSEMRFKYPKAGEKNSIVSAQLYRLDNAKTIALNLSNYKNYYIPNVYHTAKADEIILITSERLQNASDVLKVNTKTGNITKLFTESDKRWIDTDDVTLEFLDDNSFIWGAERDGNRHLYWYDQNGKLKKQITKGNWEVTNYYGYSPRTKEVFIQTTQNGSINKVVSKVNINTGKITILSEKAGTNSANFSQNYNYFIETSSSAAKPYTYVLKDGNGKTLKELQNNEEQLKKLEADNMATKEFFTIPNEVGDQMNAWIMKPKDFDPNKKYPLFMFQYSGPGSQQVTNSWDQGNGFWFNHLVQQGYIVACVDGRGTGYKGTEYKKVTYLNLGKYEIEDQIAAAKWFGKQSYINKDRIGIFGWSFGGYMASLALTKGADVFKTGIAVAPVTNWRYYDSVYTERFMRTPQENPAGYDDNSPTNYAQLLKGKFLLIHGTADDNVHFQNSMEFSEALIQNKKQFEFMAYPDKNHGIFGGNTRPQLYEKMTNFILENL, encoded by the coding sequence ATGAAAAAAATCTTCATTTCGCTCTCGCTTTTAGCTTCAATATCTTTCTTTTCCCAAACCATAACTTTAGATAAAATTTATTCAGGATATTATCGTGGCAAGGGAATCTCTGGAATTTCTTCTCTTAAAAACGGGGAGAATTATGTAATCATTGAACCCGGCGGAATTGCAAAATACTCTTATAAAACAACCAAAAAAGATGGCAATATCGTGGAAGGAAGTTTTCAGTCATATATTTTTAATGATGATGAATCTAAAATTTTACTATTAAAAGACAGTCAGCCAATTTACAGACATTCGTTTTTCGGAAAATATGAAGTGCGGGATATCAAAACAGGAAAAAGCTTGCAACTGAACGAAGGTAATTTTGTGCAAGAACCTACCTTTTCGCCGGACGGAAGTAAGGTTGCTTTTGTGGCAGATAACAATCTTTTTTATCAGGATTTAAATTCTGGGGAAATTGTGAAAATAACTGAAGACGGAAAAAAGAATCAAATACTAAACGGTCTTGCAGATTGGGTTTATGAAGAAGAATTTGGACATGCGCGATTGTACGAGTGGACAAAAAATTCAGACGCAATTGTATTTGTAAAATCTAACGAATCCGAAGTTCCGGAAATGTCGATCCCAATTTACGGAAAACAGCTCTACCCTTCGGAAATGCGTTTTAAATATCCAAAAGCAGGTGAAAAAAACTCAATAGTTTCAGCACAACTTTATCGATTGGACAATGCAAAAACAATTGCACTCAATTTATCCAATTATAAAAATTATTATATTCCCAATGTTTATCACACGGCAAAAGCTGATGAAATTATTTTGATCACTTCTGAAAGATTGCAAAATGCCTCAGATGTTTTAAAGGTAAATACCAAAACCGGAAATATTACCAAACTATTTACAGAATCTGATAAAAGGTGGATTGATACTGATGATGTAACCTTGGAATTTTTAGATGACAACTCATTTATTTGGGGCGCAGAACGCGATGGAAACAGACACTTATATTGGTACGACCAAAACGGAAAGCTGAAAAAACAAATTACAAAAGGAAACTGGGAAGTAACCAATTATTACGGATACAGCCCGCGAACGAAAGAAGTTTTTATACAAACAACGCAAAATGGAAGCATTAATAAAGTCGTTTCCAAAGTAAATATCAATACTGGTAAAATCACTATACTTTCTGAAAAAGCCGGAACAAATAGTGCAAATTTCAGTCAAAATTATAACTACTTTATTGAAACATCTTCTTCCGCAGCCAAACCTTACACCTATGTCTTGAAAGATGGAAATGGCAAAACACTAAAGGAACTTCAGAACAATGAGGAACAGTTAAAAAAACTGGAGGCTGACAACATGGCGACGAAAGAATTTTTCACCATTCCTAATGAAGTTGGCGATCAAATGAATGCCTGGATTATGAAACCGAAAGATTTCGATCCAAATAAAAAATATCCATTATTTATGTTTCAATATTCCGGACCAGGGTCGCAGCAAGTGACAAATTCCTGGGATCAGGGAAATGGATTTTGGTTCAATCACCTGGTTCAGCAAGGTTATATTGTCGCTTGTGTAGACGGTCGTGGTACCGGCTACAAAGGAACTGAGTATAAAAAAGTGACGTATTTAAATTTAGGTAAATATGAAATTGAAGATCAGATTGCTGCAGCAAAATGGTTCGGAAAACAGTCGTACATCAACAAAGACAGAATCGGAATTTTCGGTTGGAGTTTCGGAGGTTATATGGCGAGTTTAGCTTTGACTAAAGGTGCCGATGTTTTCAAAACAGGAATCGCAGTTGCACCAGTAACGAATTGGAGATATTATGACTCTGTTTACACGGAAAGATTTATGAGAACGCCCCAGGAAAATCCCGCAGGTTATGATGATAATTCGCCGACAAACTACGCACAACTATTAAAAGGTAAATTTCTGTTAATTCACGGAACAGCCGATGACAATGTGCATTTTCAAAACTCAATGGAGTTTTCAGAAGCTTTAATTCAAAACAAAAAACAATTTGAATTTATGGCATATCCCGATAAAAACCACGGAATTTTTGGTGGAAATACAAGACCTCAGTTGTATGAAAAAATGACCAATTTTATCCTGGAAAATTTATAG
- a CDS encoding sensor histidine kinase, which translates to MSTKKLILNSLLVLLFIVIINTIQTYVLHITRRFGDIDFFKIPTHIFGIISCIISLVSTLIAWKITSKIHLTKFSRIASAFVLSIIIYAILQSIYYPVQRFLIFDLGTDFNMLVGNFVFTTVIFHLYISGLSLAYFYFQESAQTKINLQNTEKEKEILQYKILQKNLEPHFLFNNLSVLAGLVKKNPTEVEGFIDDFSDVYRYYLNHSGKELVTLKEELDFLTKYIALMTKRFRSAYTFEININDENGFILPCALQLCVENAIKHNRGSEENPLKINISRNENFIIISNDYKPVDFTAGSGVGNQFLQKSYELNFGKKVNFKLSETLYTVEIPLI; encoded by the coding sequence ATGAGCACCAAAAAACTGATCCTCAATTCTCTGCTTGTTTTGCTTTTTATCGTAATCATCAATACGATTCAAACCTACGTTTTACATATTACAAGACGATTTGGAGACATCGATTTCTTTAAAATTCCAACGCATATTTTCGGGATTATTTCATGTATCATTTCCTTAGTAAGTACACTTATCGCCTGGAAAATCACTTCTAAGATTCACTTGACAAAGTTTTCCAGAATTGCTTCTGCTTTCGTTTTATCGATTATTATTTATGCAATTTTGCAAAGTATTTATTACCCAGTTCAGCGTTTTCTTATTTTTGATCTGGGAACCGATTTCAATATGTTGGTGGGAAATTTTGTTTTTACGACAGTGATTTTTCATCTTTACATTAGTGGACTTTCTTTGGCTTATTTTTATTTTCAAGAAAGTGCACAGACCAAAATAAATCTTCAGAATACGGAAAAAGAAAAGGAAATTCTGCAGTACAAAATTTTACAAAAAAATCTAGAGCCGCACTTTCTTTTCAATAATTTAAGCGTCCTGGCTGGATTGGTTAAGAAAAACCCAACAGAAGTTGAAGGTTTTATTGACGATTTTTCTGATGTTTATCGCTACTATTTAAATCATAGCGGAAAGGAATTGGTGACTTTAAAAGAAGAATTAGATTTTCTGACTAAATATATCGCTTTAATGACCAAAAGATTTCGGTCTGCTTACACCTTCGAAATTAACATTAATGACGAAAATGGCTTTATTCTTCCCTGCGCATTACAGCTTTGCGTAGAAAACGCAATTAAGCACAACCGCGGATCGGAGGAGAATCCTTTAAAAATTAATATAAGCCGAAATGAAAATTTTATCATTATTTCTAATGATTACAAACCTGTAGATTTTACAGCTGGTTCTGGAGTTGGAAACCAATTTCTTCAAAAAAGTTATGAATTAAATTTCGGTAAAAAAGTAAATTTCAAACTATCTGAAACACTTTACACCGTGGAAATTCCTTTAATATGA
- a CDS encoding LytR/AlgR family response regulator transcription factor — MMKVIIIEDEELNAEIITEHLKKYDVSIEIVAYLKSKEKTREWILKNGQVNLVFSDIELLDGNVFSLLKENIITSPIIFTTAYNNFYQDAFEVNGIGYLLKPISYERFSHAMDKFKTLTNAEKSPDWKSISELLHQKTKRFKERIIIRTSAEIQILNTEKTVAILSNSGKLIAVDDLGKEHEFRYKLADLAEELDPKIFFQINRGEIVNINFIEKIEPYFGDRLSIKLKNVKTKLITSASSTPEFRKWIE, encoded by the coding sequence ATGATGAAAGTTATAATCATTGAAGATGAAGAGCTAAACGCAGAAATCATCACTGAACATCTGAAAAAATATGATGTTTCAATTGAAATTGTGGCATACTTAAAAAGCAAAGAGAAAACCCGGGAATGGATTTTGAAAAATGGTCAGGTTAACTTGGTTTTTAGCGATATCGAGCTTTTAGATGGCAATGTTTTTTCTTTATTGAAAGAAAATATCATTACTTCACCAATCATATTTACTACGGCTTATAACAATTTTTATCAGGATGCTTTTGAGGTGAACGGAATTGGTTATCTGTTGAAACCCATAAGTTATGAGCGATTTTCGCACGCCATGGATAAGTTTAAAACTTTAACCAATGCAGAGAAATCTCCGGATTGGAAAAGCATTTCTGAATTACTTCATCAAAAAACAAAGCGATTTAAGGAAAGGATTATCATAAGAACTTCCGCAGAAATTCAAATTTTGAACACGGAGAAAACGGTTGCGATCCTTTCGAATTCAGGAAAATTAATTGCAGTAGATGATTTGGGTAAGGAACATGAATTTCGCTATAAACTTGCCGATTTGGCTGAAGAGTTAGATCCAAAAATATTTTTTCAGATCAATCGGGGTGAAATTGTAAACATCAACTTTATCGAAAAGATCGAACCTTATTTTGGCGATCGACTTTCCATTAAACTCAAAAATGTAAAAACAAAACTCATAACAAGTGCGTCTTCTACACCAGAATTCCGCAAATGGATCGAATGA
- a CDS encoding peptide MFS transporter, translated as MEKSTSKHPKGLPYLFFTEMWERFGYYLILGIFVLYMIDSEKGGLAFNDKSADDIFGTFIALTYLTPFLGGFLADKVLGYIKAIYIGGILMGLGYLGVGLFKELPLFYASLGLVILGNGFFKPSISTLLGNLYNEEPYKENKDAGYNIFYMGINIGAFICNIIAAFMRNKYGWGPAFMTAGVGMFIGLIVFTMGRKHILQANILKPSQEGDTKISDVLLKVFLPAIVAGFIGWMIPNNIFGSDSTDAFIFACIPVIYFYVMLYVKANSEDKRPIGALLAIFAVSVMFWAVFKQNGTALTRWAKNYTDRSIPAPLIEPLRAINLIDGKDGVQGKTYEMKEVSVYDDQYRAVKDANGEPMKEQAPDIYFRNISEKEKAALQANPETEVALYNTELFQSINPGWVIILTPVVVGFFMLLRRKGKEPTTPSKIVLGLFISALSCLVMVGAVYAGDNGLIKVSAIWLIASYGVITLGELMLSPMGLSLVSKLSPPRITALMMGGFFLSTSIGNKLSGVLASFWYEYDNKANFFIVNFGLLLLATLLGLSILKRLNKIMKEKGVN; from the coding sequence ATGGAAAAATCGACCAGTAAACATCCGAAAGGATTGCCGTATTTATTTTTTACGGAAATGTGGGAGCGCTTCGGATATTACCTGATCTTAGGAATTTTCGTGCTTTATATGATCGACAGTGAAAAAGGTGGTCTCGCCTTCAATGATAAAAGTGCAGATGATATTTTCGGAACTTTCATCGCCTTAACCTATCTCACGCCTTTTTTGGGTGGATTTTTGGCCGATAAAGTTTTGGGTTATATCAAAGCCATCTACATCGGCGGTATTTTGATGGGACTTGGATATCTTGGCGTTGGTCTTTTTAAAGAACTTCCGCTATTTTATGCTTCTTTAGGACTTGTGATCCTGGGAAATGGTTTCTTTAAACCAAGCATTTCTACCCTTCTCGGTAATCTTTATAACGAGGAACCTTACAAGGAAAATAAGGATGCCGGCTACAATATTTTTTATATGGGAATTAATATTGGCGCATTTATATGTAATATTATCGCAGCATTTATGCGTAACAAATACGGTTGGGGACCAGCATTTATGACCGCTGGTGTAGGAATGTTTATTGGTCTAATCGTTTTCACGATGGGAAGAAAACATATTTTACAAGCCAATATTTTGAAACCGTCTCAGGAAGGTGATACTAAAATTTCTGATGTTTTGTTAAAAGTTTTCTTACCGGCAATCGTCGCAGGATTTATTGGGTGGATGATTCCCAACAATATTTTTGGAAGTGATTCTACCGACGCCTTTATTTTCGCTTGTATTCCGGTCATCTACTTTTATGTAATGCTCTATGTTAAAGCAAATTCAGAGGACAAAAGGCCAATCGGAGCACTGCTGGCGATTTTTGCGGTGAGTGTCATGTTTTGGGCTGTATTCAAACAAAACGGAACCGCTCTAACCCGTTGGGCAAAGAATTATACAGATCGGTCCATACCTGCTCCTTTAATTGAACCTTTGCGAGCCATTAATTTAATTGATGGTAAGGATGGTGTTCAGGGTAAAACCTATGAAATGAAAGAAGTTTCAGTCTACGATGATCAGTACAGAGCAGTAAAAGATGCGAATGGGGAACCGATGAAAGAACAGGCTCCAGATATTTATTTCCGCAATATTTCTGAAAAGGAAAAAGCTGCGCTTCAAGCCAATCCAGAAACGGAAGTCGCACTTTACAATACGGAGCTTTTTCAATCTATTAATCCAGGCTGGGTAATTATATTAACTCCAGTAGTGGTTGGTTTCTTTATGCTCCTGCGCCGAAAAGGGAAAGAACCAACTACTCCATCAAAAATTGTTTTAGGACTCTTTATTTCGGCCTTATCCTGCCTGGTAATGGTCGGTGCGGTTTATGCCGGTGATAACGGCTTAATTAAAGTTTCCGCAATTTGGCTAATTGCCTCCTACGGAGTCATAACCCTGGGTGAATTAATGTTATCACCAATGGGTCTCTCCTTGGTTTCAAAACTTTCACCACCCCGAATTACAGCTTTGATGATGGGCGGATTCTTTCTTTCTACCTCCATCGGTAACAAACTTTCGGGTGTACTGGCGAGTTTCTGGTATGAATATGATAATAAAGCGAACTTCTTTATTGTAAATTTCGGGCTACTGTTGCTTGCCACTTTACTCGGTTTATCTATTTTGAAAAGATTAAATAAAATCATGAAAGAAAAAGGAGTCAACTAA
- a CDS encoding peptide MFS transporter, whose protein sequence is MDTAVQKGHPKGLYLLFMTEMWERFSYYGMRAIFVLYMTKMLLMGDAEASEIYGSYTGLVYLTPLLGGYLSDRFLGNRRSIEIGGVLMALGQFFMFFSASTSGTNAITLMWVGLTLLIIGNGFFKPNISTMVGQLYPKGDRRVDSAFTIFYMGINLGAFFAPLIAGTLAEKVDFKWGFLAAGIGMIIGLITFMLQKNKLLVDGNNEPIGLPTNKFGIAQFGMVAGAIAMIFFFMNFKTMFKSDLDIIGYLIYGAMILMPLLVLTDKGLTKEERDRIMVIFILAFFVIFFWGAFEQAGASLTIFADRQTDRTIFGWEMPASYFQSVNPLAIILLAPLFSSLWLNLGNRGKEPSSPKKMAIGLALVALGYVVIAFAVYGMGAMDKVSMFWLIALYVIHTMGELCLSPIGLSMVSKLSPLRFSSLLMGTWFLANAAANKFAGTLSALIPGTGEEGSGAKVTSFLGFQIASLFDFFLVFIVMCGVAAAILFAMSRWLEKKMHGVN, encoded by the coding sequence ATGGATACAGCAGTACAGAAAGGCCACCCGAAGGGATTGTACCTTTTGTTCATGACTGAAATGTGGGAGCGTTTCAGCTATTACGGAATGCGGGCAATCTTTGTTCTGTATATGACGAAAATGCTCTTAATGGGTGATGCAGAAGCATCCGAAATTTATGGTAGTTATACCGGATTGGTATATTTAACACCACTTTTAGGAGGTTATTTATCTGACCGTTTTTTAGGAAACAGACGAAGTATTGAAATTGGAGGAGTCTTAATGGCACTTGGTCAATTCTTTATGTTCTTTTCAGCGTCAACTTCTGGTACGAACGCCATCACATTAATGTGGGTTGGTCTTACCCTTCTGATTATTGGAAATGGATTCTTTAAACCAAATATTTCAACAATGGTTGGTCAATTGTATCCAAAAGGCGATCGCCGAGTAGATTCAGCCTTCACTATTTTCTACATGGGGATCAACTTAGGAGCCTTCTTCGCGCCGCTAATTGCAGGAACGTTGGCAGAAAAAGTTGATTTTAAATGGGGATTTTTAGCTGCTGGAATCGGAATGATTATCGGTTTAATTACCTTCATGTTGCAGAAAAATAAATTATTGGTTGATGGAAATAATGAACCTATAGGTTTACCAACCAATAAATTTGGAATCGCTCAGTTTGGGATGGTCGCCGGCGCAATTGCAATGATCTTCTTCTTCATGAACTTTAAAACTATGTTTAAAAGTGATTTAGATATCATTGGGTATTTAATATATGGAGCCATGATTCTAATGCCGCTTCTCGTTTTAACAGATAAAGGACTTACGAAAGAAGAACGTGATCGAATTATGGTCATATTCATCCTCGCCTTCTTTGTGATCTTTTTCTGGGGCGCATTTGAGCAAGCTGGAGCATCATTAACAATCTTCGCAGACAGACAAACCGACCGTACGATTTTCGGGTGGGAAATGCCTGCAAGTTATTTCCAATCAGTAAATCCACTGGCTATTATCCTATTGGCGCCACTATTTTCTTCCCTTTGGTTAAATTTGGGAAATAGAGGTAAAGAACCTTCTTCACCTAAGAAAATGGCAATTGGTTTGGCTTTAGTAGCTTTGGGATATGTTGTTATCGCATTTGCAGTTTACGGAATGGGCGCGATGGACAAAGTGTCTATGTTCTGGTTGATCGCATTGTACGTTATTCACACGATGGGAGAACTTTGCTTATCACCTATTGGATTATCAATGGTTTCTAAATTGTCACCACTTCGTTTTTCTTCATTATTAATGGGAACTTGGTTCTTAGCAAATGCAGCAGCTAACAAATTTGCAGGAACTCTTTCGGCGTTAATCCCGGGAACAGGCGAAGAAGGATCTGGAGCGAAAGTAACGTCATTCTTAGGATTCCAAATTGCGAGTCTTTTCGATTTCTTCTTGGTGTTTATTGTAATGTGTGGTGTTGCAGCAGCAATTCTATTCGCAATGAGCCGTTGGTTAGAAAAGAAAATGCACGGTGTAAACTAA
- a CDS encoding peptide MFS transporter, which translates to MSLTLDQIQDFKGKYPKQIWSLFFSEMWERFCFYGMRGMLVFFMISQLNLDEKDANLQYGATQAFVYAFTFVGGLFADKILGFRKSLFWGGFLMIIGSLILAADPHQFFFLGISFTVVGTGFFKPNISTMVGKLYKSGDNRTDAGFSLFYAGINLGALLGGYLCIAIGKGELLSHLIPEALRWNVAFGLAAVVMVISLINFVFTQKTLGPIGLPPQKVLANGEVVSLEKWKEYGVYALSILFIPMIMIMVAKTEYTDYFMYTVGPLTLIYLFFEMSKVTKPERSKLFAALIFILFSIIFWGIYEQSGGSLSIFAAHNLNNDLLGLDPNGVNNSGGAFFILLVAVPIGLLWIWLSKKKLEPNTIIKFGLGFIFLGLGFYAIYATKFFANAAGVTSLSLFTIALFIITLGEMCLSPIGLSIMTKLSTQKLQGMMMGLWFLASAYGQYVAGLIGANMATAREDATNIEKLTAYTSGYKELGLYAVIAGIVLILISPLVKKLMREVR; encoded by the coding sequence ATGAGTCTTACACTTGATCAAATACAGGATTTCAAAGGGAAATATCCAAAACAGATATGGTCTCTTTTCTTCTCCGAAATGTGGGAACGCTTTTGTTTCTACGGTATGCGGGGAATGCTTGTTTTCTTCATGATTTCACAGTTAAATCTCGATGAGAAAGATGCGAACCTTCAGTATGGTGCCACCCAAGCTTTTGTGTATGCCTTTACATTTGTTGGTGGTTTATTTGCCGATAAAATATTAGGATTTAGAAAATCGCTATTCTGGGGCGGTTTTTTAATGATTATTGGAAGTTTAATTTTAGCCGCAGATCCGCACCAATTTTTCTTTTTAGGTATTTCATTTACGGTGGTGGGAACAGGTTTCTTTAAACCAAATATATCCACAATGGTTGGGAAACTTTACAAAAGTGGCGACAATCGAACTGATGCAGGTTTCTCGCTCTTTTATGCCGGAATTAATTTAGGAGCACTACTTGGTGGATATCTTTGTATCGCCATTGGAAAAGGAGAATTATTATCTCATCTAATTCCTGAAGCATTGCGCTGGAATGTCGCATTCGGTTTAGCTGCCGTGGTGATGGTAATCAGTTTGATAAATTTCGTATTTACTCAAAAAACATTAGGACCAATCGGTTTACCACCTCAGAAAGTACTTGCCAATGGAGAGGTCGTTTCATTGGAAAAATGGAAAGAATATGGCGTTTATGCACTTTCTATACTTTTCATCCCCATGATTATGATCATGGTTGCAAAAACAGAATACACTGATTATTTCATGTATACGGTGGGACCCTTGACTTTAATTTACCTCTTTTTTGAAATGTCTAAAGTCACTAAACCAGAAAGAAGCAAACTTTTCGCAGCCTTAATATTCATTCTCTTTTCCATTATTTTCTGGGGAATTTATGAACAAAGTGGCGGTTCACTGAGTATATTCGCTGCTCATAACTTAAACAATGATTTATTAGGCTTAGATCCAAATGGAGTGAATAATTCCGGAGGTGCATTTTTCATTCTGCTGGTTGCCGTTCCTATTGGTTTACTTTGGATTTGGCTGAGCAAAAAGAAATTGGAACCGAATACCATCATTAAATTTGGTTTAGGATTTATCTTTTTGGGATTAGGTTTTTATGCTATTTATGCCACGAAATTTTTTGCTAATGCAGCGGGTGTAACCTCCTTAAGTCTTTTCACCATTGCATTATTTATCATAACACTCGGGGAAATGTGCCTCTCCCCGATCGGACTTTCTATTATGACAAAATTGTCTACGCAAAAATTACAAGGAATGATGATGGGTTTATGGTTTCTGGCGTCAGCTTACGGGCAATATGTAGCAGGTTTAATTGGCGCGAATATGGCAACAGCTCGCGAAGATGCTACCAACATCGAAAAATTAACAGCTTACACGTCTGGTTACAAAGAATTAGGGTTGTATGCTGTAATTGCCGGAATTGTATTAATATTAATATCACCATTAGTGAAAAAATTGATGCGCGAAGTAAGATAA
- a CDS encoding thioredoxin family protein, whose amino-acid sequence MKKIILFLFILSSTLTFAQVTWLTLDQALTAQAQNPKKILIDFYADWCSNCQKMEKSTFDHQVISKYINENYYPVKFNAEGRDSVTVFGRTFNNPGFIVGKNKNTMHEFTKYMNVNAVPSVVFLNEEGNPITILHGALTARELEPYLNFIAKDDFKKITTRDQWESYQKKFKSKIKD is encoded by the coding sequence ATGAAAAAAATTATCCTCTTCCTTTTTATACTCAGTTCAACTTTGACTTTCGCGCAAGTTACCTGGCTAACCTTAGATCAAGCACTTACGGCACAAGCCCAAAATCCAAAGAAAATTTTAATCGATTTTTATGCAGATTGGTGCTCCAACTGTCAAAAAATGGAAAAAAGCACTTTTGATCATCAAGTGATTTCCAAATATATAAATGAAAATTATTACCCGGTTAAATTTAATGCAGAAGGCAGGGACAGTGTTACCGTATTTGGTAGAACTTTCAATAATCCGGGGTTTATTGTCGGAAAAAATAAAAATACGATGCATGAGTTTACAAAATATATGAACGTAAATGCTGTCCCGTCCGTCGTTTTTTTAAATGAAGAAGGAAATCCGATTACGATTCTACATGGTGCACTTACGGCAAGAGAACTTGAACCCTATTTGAATTTCATTGCTAAAGATGACTTTAAAAAAATTACGACCCGTGATCAGTGGGAAAGCTATCAGAAAAAATTTAAATCTAAAATAAAAGACTAG